GCTTGTTATCTTCCTCGCCTTCATTTTCGCCGCATTTCTGTTTATTGAACAGGATGCCTGGACAACTATGGCGGCCCCGGCTGGCTCGCTGGCCTACCTGATAATCGTCCGGGGGGACTTATGGGAATTACTGTTTACGCTTGGCGTTCTGATACTATTCACCATCAAACAATATGAAAACCTGAAAACTGCCCCCAGATTCAGACTGAAACCCGTTCGGTGGTACCAGTCTAGAAGCTGATGAATAAAAAAGGGAACTAATGGAATGCTGTATCAGGGAATAATCGCCGCCGGGCTTTTCATCTTCATGCTTAACCTCGCTCTTAACCTGAGAAACCTCAAGACCCTGCGCCGCGATGAGAAAATCCCCGAGCCGGCCCCCTTCATTTCTGTTCTTGTCCCCGCCCGGGATGAGGAGTCAAATATCACCGCCTGCCTTGAGTCGCTGCAGAAGCAGGACTATCCCAACTATGAGATCGTGGTGCTGGACGATAACTCATCAGACAATACGGGGGCGATAGTGGAAAACATTGCCGCCAGGGATAGCCGTGTACGTCTGCTTCGGGGTGAGCCGCTGCCAAAGGGCTGGACGGGCAAGTCTTTCGCCTGCTATCAACTGGCCAAGCAAGCCCATGGCTCCTGGCTTTTGTTTGTTGACGCCGATACGACGCATGCTCCCCATATGTTGCGCAGCGCTCTGGCCCAGGCGCTGCGTTTCAATTCCTCGCTTCTTTCCGGCTTTCCGCGTCAATTGGCAAGCTCACTGCCACAGAAAATGGCCATTCCGGTGCTGTACTTCATCATCCTTACCTGGTTTCCTATCTGGTGGTTACAGCGCTCCAAAAATCCGAAACCATCACTGGCCATCGGTCAGTTCCTGCTCCTTCCCAGAGAGGAATACTGGCGCATTGGCGGTCACGAGGCGGTAAAATCCCGTATCATTGAAGACGTCTGGCTGGGCGTTGAGATAAGCCGTCGCGGTGGCCGTCAGGCGGCGGTTGACCTGTCACCCGCGGTCTCCTGCAATATGTACCGCAATGTGGGCGCCATGATGGAGGGCTTTATCAAATGGATTTATTCGGTGGCGTCACTATCCCCTATCGCCCTGACGGTCATGATGGCTGCCGCCTACTTTTTTTACCTGGCGCCATTCTATCATCTCTGGCGAGAGCTTTTTGTGGTCATGGGCCCTACCGGCCTGCGTGCCGTCGTTATCTCCCAGGTGGGCATAATTCTATTTATGCGCTGGCTGGTGGACAATCGTTTCAAAGAGCCATTTATCTCGGTCTTCCTGCACCCGTTCGGACTCTCATTCCTTTTTCTGGCCTCCTTCTGCGCTGTTTTTCGGCGCTTAGTTGGGGCTGGTGTACGCTGGAAAGAACGCCTGTACAGCCGGGAATCTTCCATTGAGTAAACCATTTATCTTTGATTTTGAGGAAATTTTATATTAGGTAATTATCCCCTCTAGACAAGTATTTCTATCCTTAATGCAACTCTAGCGCTACTTGTGCTGTCAGGGTGTCTAGTCGCTTCTTGGCAGCGTCGAAATATTCTTGGTCAATTTCAATGCCGACGAATCTCCGTCTTCGGCGAAGACTAGCGACTCCCGTAGAGCCGACACCCATGAAGGGGTCAAACACGGTGTCACCTGGATTAGAGGC
The Chloroflexota bacterium genome window above contains:
- a CDS encoding glycosyltransferase, giving the protein MLYQGIIAAGLFIFMLNLALNLRNLKTLRRDEKIPEPAPFISVLVPARDEESNITACLESLQKQDYPNYEIVVLDDNSSDNTGAIVENIAARDSRVRLLRGEPLPKGWTGKSFACYQLAKQAHGSWLLFVDADTTHAPHMLRSALAQALRFNSSLLSGFPRQLASSLPQKMAIPVLYFIILTWFPIWWLQRSKNPKPSLAIGQFLLLPREEYWRIGGHEAVKSRIIEDVWLGVEISRRGGRQAAVDLSPAVSCNMYRNVGAMMEGFIKWIYSVASLSPIALTVMMAAAYFFYLAPFYHLWRELFVVMGPTGLRAVVISQVGIILFMRWLVDNRFKEPFISVFLHPFGLSFLFLASFCAVFRRLVGAGVRWKERLYSRESSIE